A region of Epinephelus moara isolate mb chromosome 15, YSFRI_EMoa_1.0, whole genome shotgun sequence DNA encodes the following proteins:
- the LOC126402021 gene encoding putative methyltransferase DDB_G0268948 has protein sequence MPVRAFEGKDHAAAYLQYRVAPFELISEIMKYMGKKTPNQFGLAVDVGCGSGQGTVPLASHFSRVVGTDISPAQLKMAQANVNPSNVSYRECQAEELPFASGEVDLLTAMTSAHWFNRERFLLEADRVLRPGGCLALLSYTKEVELEYGNISNTLNDICDEYYTVMDPFRNPYLGKCSVKIYSDMFDACSYPDKEWNDCLRVKRTMPLSSYFGMVETFSTYQRFLQKDPARAQHISNDIRNKLLTAMKTSSSDPEVTVVVKYFYWLARKPCSL, from the exons ATGCCTGTTCGTGCATTTGAGGGTAAAGATCATGCAGCGGCTTACCTGCAGTACAGAGTGGCACCCTTTGAATTAATCAGCGAGATTATGAAGTATATGGGGAAAAAG ACACCAAACCAGTTCGGCCTTGCAGTGGATGTGGGTTGCGGTTCTGGGCAAGGAACAGTCCCATTAGCTTCACACTTCTCCAGGGTTGTTGGAACAGACATCAGCCCCGCTCAGCTGAAGATGGCGCAGGCCAATGTCAACCCTTCAAATGTTTCATACAG GGAGTGTCAAGCAGAAGAGCTACCATTTGCTTCTGGCGAGGTAGACCTTCTAACGGCCATGACGTCGGCTCACTGGTTCAACCGTGAGAGGTTCCTCCTGGAAGCTGACAGAGTGCTAAGGCCTGGGGGCTGCCTGGCTCTCCTGAGCTACACCAAGGAGGTGGAACTGGAGTACGGGAACATCTCTAATACACTCAATGACATCTGTGATGAG TATTACACTGTCATGGATCCATTCCGGAATCCCTATCTTGGAAAGTGCTCTGTGAAGATCTACTCAGACATGTTTGATGCCTGCTCTTACCCAGACAAAGAATG GAATGACTGTCTGAGGGTAAAGAGGACTATGCCACTGAGTAGCTACTTCGGCATGGTGGAGACCTTCTCCACCTATCAGAGATTTCTACAGAAGGACCCAGCTCGGGCTCAACATATTTCTAATGACATCAGGAACAA GTTGTTGACAGCAATGAAGACATCTTCATCTGACCCAGAAGTAACAGTGGTTGTCAAGTATTTCTATTGGCTGGCACGCAAACCTTGTTCACTCTGA